The following are encoded together in the bacterium genome:
- the sufD gene encoding Fe-S cluster assembly protein SufD: MADAEHREAPAGRRPALTGDDLAALSGLTGESPALCALRRAAAGRYAAVADPDRVTHLWRFTDPAHLLPEAVQPSPSGAPHAAPHALGAAARVLMVAGLRPLIATDLKALAAGLVVKPLAEAEEELAALSDRERADSDHTGAATGDIDDDEGLFQALNGAAWNTGLYVGVPPGAVLADPVHVVIDATGGPTLPRLVVDLGEGAQAVVVEEHTGGDAGSRVVASSELHAAAGARLRHVLVQTWGEGVRGHLTARARAGRDADVLTVFASFGGERSKVELATDLAGEGARSEMIGVVMGAGRQRFDHHTRHRHLAGRTWSNIDFKAVADGSARSSYTGLIRIEQDARGSEAYQENRNLLLSAGSRADSIPELEILNEDVGCSHGATVSPVDPAQVFYLQSRGLDPDEALRLIVRGFLEKTLARLPEDLRERLEALVGTRLAALQGRSS, translated from the coding sequence TTGGCTGACGCCGAACACCGCGAAGCCCCGGCCGGCCGCCGGCCGGCGTTGACCGGGGACGACCTCGCCGCCCTCTCGGGCCTGACGGGGGAGAGCCCCGCCCTCTGTGCGCTCCGCCGCGCCGCGGCGGGCCGCTACGCCGCCGTCGCGGACCCGGACCGCGTGACGCACCTGTGGCGCTTCACCGATCCGGCGCACCTGCTGCCGGAGGCCGTGCAGCCGTCGCCGTCCGGCGCCCCGCACGCCGCGCCCCACGCGCTGGGCGCCGCCGCCCGGGTGCTGATGGTCGCCGGCCTGCGCCCGCTGATCGCGACCGACCTGAAGGCGCTGGCCGCCGGGCTGGTCGTCAAGCCCCTGGCCGAGGCCGAGGAGGAGCTGGCGGCGCTGTCCGACCGCGAGCGCGCCGACTCCGACCATACCGGCGCCGCCACCGGAGACATCGACGACGATGAGGGCCTCTTCCAGGCGCTCAACGGCGCGGCCTGGAACACCGGCCTCTACGTGGGCGTGCCGCCCGGAGCGGTCCTGGCCGATCCCGTGCACGTGGTGATCGACGCGACCGGCGGTCCGACGCTGCCGCGCCTGGTGGTGGACCTCGGCGAGGGGGCGCAGGCCGTCGTCGTCGAGGAGCACACCGGCGGCGACGCCGGCTCGCGCGTCGTCGCCTCGAGCGAGCTGCACGCCGCCGCCGGCGCCCGCCTGCGCCACGTCCTGGTCCAGACCTGGGGCGAGGGCGTCCGTGGGCACCTGACCGCCCGCGCGCGGGCCGGTCGCGACGCCGACGTGCTGACCGTCTTCGCCTCCTTCGGCGGCGAGCGCAGCAAGGTCGAGCTGGCGACCGACCTGGCGGGCGAGGGCGCGCGCAGCGAGATGATCGGCGTGGTCATGGGCGCCGGCCGCCAGCGCTTCGACCACCACACGCGCCACCGCCACCTGGCGGGGCGCACCTGGAGCAACATCGACTTCAAGGCCGTCGCCGACGGGTCGGCCCGCAGCAGCTACACCGGCCTGATCCGCATCGAGCAGGACGCGCGCGGCAGCGAGGCCTACCAGGAGAACCGCAACCTCCTGCTGTCCGCCGGCAGCCGCGCCGACTCGATCCCGGAGCTGGAGATCCTCAACGAGGACGTCGGCTGCAGCCACGGCGCCACCGTGTCGCCCGTCGACCCCGCGCAGGTCTTCTACCTGCAGAGCCGCGGGCTGGACCCCGACGAGGCGCTGCGCCTGATCGTGCGCGGCTTCCTCGAGAAGACCCTCGCCCGGCTGCCCGAGGACCTGCGCGAGCGGCTGGAGGCCCTGGTGGGGACGCGGCTGGCCGCCCTGCAGGGGAGGTCGTCGTGA